The DNA sequence ATATAccatttataagttattatttgtaggtaaaatattatgaaaacttttttaaaattattaatgttacatttttgACCCCCTACACTTTCTAAAATGAATATTGGTACCACTGtgcttttacaatatatacacCACAGCTTTCAAACTTAAAGTAGCATTTAAAcagaataaatcaaatattaatataaaaacgatgttataaactttttaaccGCCTAGgcgtttattaattattgttctaTCTTGTAAATACgtagttaaaaaaatgcaataatttttcataattttacgtagttaaatatagaatataatttaaaaataatgtatgaagTATGATGTACATTTTTGTCCATGGCAACTTAATAAAGGCCATAGACAATATAATCATCGTTCCATAACCCATAATCGTTTGAAATGTGTAACATATtgaattgtattatatgtaaataaagattttaagtgAGACCtgcgaaatataattttcttccgaggaacaatatataaattaaccaTGTTGAAaactatgattaaaaaaaatattgagtatttgttgttttattttttaacttcatcattatatactttaataaaataattttataacgaatAAATAGTTATACTTATAGTGATAcacaatttattgaatttattgaaggcattctataataaaaaaaattatgcaagTGCAATTTAATGAAAGgactacaattttaataacaaacaatcaatcaaaatctttaataacaaaCTACGAATTACAGTTatctacattaaattatttcacttaGTAGATACTCGGGTGCGGCGATTCCAGGAGAAGTTAATTCCATAGCTTTTGGGTTTGAATTCCTTTTCAAGTTTGGGAGCATCAATGTACCACACCCAACCATTTTTCTCGCAATGCTGTATGGCTTCGTCGGGGGAGGTAAATTGCAATTTCAAGTTGGAGTGAGGATCGCCGGTTGATGTCCAGCCCATGAGAGGATTCTCCCAACGCTGGCGATTATCAAATTCCATTTCCCAATGATGGGTGTTGTTGGTGCCGCTCTGCATAGCATTCTTTGGTGGCTGATAGATTCTTACTCTGCGAGTGCGCACATGCTCCTCCGGTATTCCAGTTATTGGTGTAATGTCAACCTGTAAAACGGATATTGTGTTATGAAAAACCATGTATTCATTCGTTTTAgatgattatttataagaaaatggaACAAAGGGACATGTACTAAGTTATGGTTGGTTAATCTCTTCTGTTTACACattttttcttcaattttgtttatagcgtcaaaaatatttgtcagcTGTTTAAACTAACCAATGCATTGAGGACCCCAGAATCCTTATCATATTTGCATCGTCCTATTACAATTTGTTCTTGTTTCTCTTTAATGacaaagatttatgaatgataaacTGTTAACTGTATATAGTGTAACAATGCAAAC is a window from the Danaus plexippus chromosome 16 unlocalized genomic scaffold, MEX_DaPlex mxdp_31, whole genome shotgun sequence genome containing:
- the LOC116772118 gene encoding NADH dehydrogenase [ubiquinone] iron-sulfur protein 4, mitochondrial, with translation MLQVINTAGRLARSNVCRSLLPFSTSSARPSDDPMNRKEAPILDNESVLALPHQVRQKEVQAASINVPVQVDITPITGIPEEHVRTRRVRIYQPPKNAMQSGTNNTHHWEMEFDNRQRWENPLMGWTSTGDPHSNLKLQFTSPDEAIQHCEKNGWVWYIDAPKLEKEFKPKSYGINFSWNRRTRVSTK